A part of Paenibacillus donghaensis genomic DNA contains:
- a CDS encoding Fpg/Nei family DNA glycosylase → MPELPEMENYRKLLSQHLINVPITGVTVNREKTINLEAEAFREAIMGARIVFVERRAKHILFHLHDGRRLLLHLMLGGLLYYGPEAERPDRTTQVELAFGDQILYFMGLRLGYLHLLTVKESEAAMGKLGPELLDRRMNEQRFAAMLKGRRGALKSLLVNQHVMAGIGNCYADEIAYEARLLPSVLVQNLTEESIKRLYASLVKVLNEATEIGGYMEMPFMAGDTVTGSYNDQCKVYDREGEPCLRGGGTIVKIELSGRKVFYCPDCQHEQ, encoded by the coding sequence ATGCCGGAATTGCCGGAAATGGAGAATTACCGCAAGCTGCTAAGTCAGCATTTGATAAATGTACCGATTACAGGCGTAACCGTAAACCGCGAGAAGACGATTAACCTGGAGGCCGAAGCCTTCCGGGAAGCTATAATGGGAGCAAGAATTGTGTTCGTGGAACGGCGGGCGAAGCATATTCTGTTTCATCTGCATGACGGGCGCAGATTGCTGCTGCATCTCATGCTCGGCGGTCTGCTGTACTATGGCCCGGAAGCGGAGCGGCCGGATCGAACGACACAGGTTGAGCTGGCTTTTGGAGACCAGATTCTCTATTTCATGGGCCTGCGGCTGGGGTATCTGCATTTGCTTACGGTTAAGGAGAGCGAAGCTGCAATGGGCAAGCTGGGACCGGAGCTGCTGGACCGGAGAATGAATGAACAGCGGTTCGCAGCCATGCTGAAGGGACGGCGCGGCGCACTCAAGAGTCTGCTGGTCAACCAGCATGTAATGGCTGGAATCGGCAACTGCTATGCGGATGAGATTGCTTACGAAGCGAGGCTGCTGCCGTCGGTGCTGGTCCAGAATCTGACCGAGGAATCCATCAAACGTCTGTATGCCAGCCTAGTTAAGGTGCTGAATGAAGCTACTGAAATCGGCGGGTATATGGAGATGCCATTTATGGCCGGAGACACCGTCACCGGTTCCTATAACGACCAGTGCAAAGTATATGACCGTGAAGGCGAGCCTTGTCTGCGCGGTGGGGGAACAATTGTCAAAATTGAACTGTCCGGACGAAAGGTATTCTATTGCCCGGACTGCCAGCATGAGCAATAG
- a CDS encoding YjcQ family protein produces the protein MVEAVPKAEDLGLTREEFVQVAKIIKQEGYIDNVGIAATIVFLNNCNVTMKGHEFLESNSTWAKAYQGLKEIRDWLK, from the coding sequence TTGGTTGAGGCTGTCCCAAAAGCTGAGGACTTGGGTTTAACACGGGAAGAATTTGTACAGGTTGCGAAAATTATTAAGCAAGAAGGGTACATCGATAATGTTGGAATAGCAGCAACGATTGTATTTCTAAATAATTGCAACGTTACGATGAAGGGACATGAGTTCCTTGAATCAAACAGCACTTGGGCGAAGGCATATCAGGGTTTAAAAGAAATTCGTGACTGGCTAAAATAG
- a CDS encoding HAD-IIA family hydrolase gives MHNIQGLLIDLDGTLYHGGKMITGADELIRRLRQAAVPFLFVTNNSSRTPANVAAHLRGMGIAAQADEVCTSSLAAARYIAGELPGARVAILGEDGLHQACAAAGLQIVAESPQYVVQGIDRSFTYDSLAQASRWILGGAKFVLTNPDLMLPSDDGFMPGAGTLGAAIEAATGVAPVVIGKPESHLITYASSLLGILPEHAVVIGDNMRTDIAAGAGAGCRTVLVLTGLTNRDNYERYQQVSGVVPDEICNDLTELMTTLGV, from the coding sequence ATGCACAATATTCAAGGACTATTAATTGATCTGGACGGCACCCTCTACCACGGGGGGAAGATGATTACGGGAGCGGATGAGCTGATCCGGCGCTTGCGCCAGGCCGCGGTTCCCTTTCTGTTCGTAACCAACAATTCTTCGCGGACGCCGGCAAATGTGGCAGCCCATCTGCGTGGAATGGGGATTGCTGCGCAAGCGGACGAGGTCTGCACCTCCTCCCTGGCAGCAGCCAGATACATTGCTGGCGAATTACCCGGGGCTAGAGTGGCGATACTTGGAGAAGACGGTCTGCATCAGGCTTGTGCAGCGGCAGGCCTGCAAATCGTAGCCGAGTCGCCGCAGTATGTGGTTCAGGGCATCGACCGTTCTTTTACATACGATTCGTTGGCTCAGGCATCGCGCTGGATTCTGGGCGGAGCCAAGTTTGTGCTGACTAATCCTGATCTGATGCTGCCTTCCGACGATGGTTTCATGCCCGGCGCGGGAACATTGGGTGCTGCTATAGAAGCGGCAACCGGAGTGGCTCCGGTAGTCATTGGCAAGCCGGAATCCCATCTGATCACCTATGCGTCCTCGCTGCTGGGGATTCTGCCGGAGCATGCTGTTGTCATTGGCGACAACATGCGGACAGACATCGCCGCTGGAGCAGGGGCAGGCTGCCGGACCGTGCTTGTGCTGACGGGACTCACGAACCGGGATAATTACGAGAGGTATCAGCAGGTTTCAGGTGTTGTTCCGGACGAAATATGTAACGATTTAACTGAACTTATGACAACGCTCGGTGTATAA
- a CDS encoding stalk domain-containing protein — protein sequence MKKAIIGLVAGMLIGSAGMAAAATTQTVQAVFAKFTLSVDGQKQTLKNDPLVYKGTTYLPVREVAEMTGYGLEYDNTKKSIDLKSKGTATAKIPENWISLDELKNLNVTITGNLTDTMVLKTESKSLEIPLPVQKKGLYTAKTESGNIELNFSESGTQINLDSLLSAGLIQ from the coding sequence TTGAAAAAAGCAATCATAGGGCTAGTGGCTGGCATGCTGATCGGATCGGCGGGAATGGCAGCTGCTGCGACAACTCAAACCGTCCAGGCTGTATTCGCTAAATTCACACTTTCTGTGGATGGCCAGAAGCAAACGCTGAAGAATGACCCGCTTGTCTATAAAGGCACGACATACTTGCCAGTCCGTGAGGTGGCCGAAATGACCGGCTACGGACTGGAGTATGATAACACGAAAAAATCAATTGATCTCAAATCGAAAGGAACTGCCACTGCGAAGATTCCCGAAAACTGGATTTCTCTCGATGAACTCAAAAACCTGAACGTCACAATAACAGGAAACTTGACCGACACAATGGTCTTAAAGACAGAATCAAAATCTTTAGAAATCCCATTGCCTGTGCAAAAAAAGGGGCTATACACTGCCAAGACTGAATCTGGAAACATAGAATTGAACTTTAGTGAATCCGGTACACAGATCAATTTAGACAGTCTGTTGTCTGCCGGACTTATTCAATAA
- a CDS encoding SAM-dependent methyltransferase, giving the protein MEASRYICTANHGFAAYAQEELFRLFGAVKSTQLLPGEVFIATLQASPEEVAARLAQQLPVFLRHIQPIQFEDAGDSLALERLAAYLNGREELAGQKVAMHLRKSVDYFWTESPGQLREWIQEQLQGLNAEFTVQDPAWVVSIYADGAAIYAGVSRPEDNLSSWNGGAIRFRKDDGQISRAKFKLMEAEKEFEIPFSSFRHAVDIGASPGGWTSFLLERGLQVTAVDPALMHESLRKAPGLKILRRNANEVKFKENEFDLLVCDMSWSPKLMAKLVTGLLYSLAPGGTAVVTVKLMHKKPLAMIKEIIAMFEGERMQIQRAKQLFHNRDEITLYMIKY; this is encoded by the coding sequence ATGGAAGCTTCAAGATATATCTGTACCGCGAACCACGGCTTTGCCGCTTATGCCCAGGAAGAGCTGTTTCGCTTGTTCGGAGCGGTCAAGAGCACCCAGCTTCTCCCGGGTGAAGTGTTTATAGCGACGCTGCAGGCTTCCCCCGAAGAAGTTGCCGCCAGACTGGCGCAGCAGCTGCCTGTGTTCCTGCGCCATATCCAGCCCATCCAGTTCGAGGATGCCGGGGATAGCCTTGCGCTTGAGCGTCTGGCTGCTTACTTGAACGGCCGGGAAGAACTGGCAGGACAGAAGGTGGCCATGCATCTGCGCAAGAGTGTGGACTACTTCTGGACAGAAAGCCCGGGACAGCTGCGCGAATGGATTCAGGAACAGCTCCAGGGTCTGAATGCAGAATTTACGGTACAGGACCCGGCTTGGGTGGTATCTATTTACGCTGACGGGGCGGCAATCTATGCCGGTGTGTCCCGGCCGGAGGACAACCTGTCCAGCTGGAACGGAGGCGCGATCCGCTTCCGTAAGGACGACGGGCAAATCTCGCGGGCTAAATTCAAGCTGATGGAAGCAGAGAAGGAATTTGAGATTCCGTTCTCTTCCTTCCGGCATGCGGTGGATATCGGCGCTTCACCGGGCGGCTGGACTTCGTTCCTGCTGGAACGCGGACTACAGGTTACTGCAGTGGACCCGGCGTTGATGCATGAATCGCTGCGCAAGGCGCCCGGCCTGAAAATTCTGCGCCGCAATGCCAACGAGGTGAAATTCAAGGAGAATGAATTTGATCTGCTGGTCTGTGATATGAGCTGGAGTCCGAAGCTGATGGCGAAGCTGGTTACAGGGCTGCTGTACAGTCTCGCGCCAGGCGGTACGGCTGTCGTTACAGTGAAGCTGATGCACAAGAAGCCGCTGGCGATGATCAAAGAGATTATTGCGATGTTTGAAGGCGAGCGGATGCAGATCCAGCGGGCGAAGCAGTTGTTCCATAACCGTGATGAAATCACACTTTATATGATAAAAT
- a CDS encoding DUF7667 family protein has translation MAGPLTIEEAKEPQYCLRENTRYCWDCLMIDNQSRLSSQTHDHEWQLELSGNWRY, from the coding sequence ATGGCCGGACCGCTTACTATAGAAGAGGCAAAGGAACCGCAGTATTGTCTCCGGGAAAATACACGATACTGCTGGGATTGCCTGATGATCGATAACCAGTCCAGGTTGTCGAGTCAGACTCATGACCATGAGTGGCAGCTGGAGCTGAGCGGAAACTGGAGGTATTGA
- the rnz gene encoding ribonuclease Z translates to MEVYFLGTNAGIPTLQRNVTSVVLRLLEERRSFWMFDCGEGTQHQVLRSPLRLGKLEKIFITHLHGDHLFGLPGLLSSRGYQGGTAPLTVYGPPGLKAYLEVSLAVSQSRIPYKLEVVEHAGGLIFEDDCFKVEAGLLEHRIDSYGYRVTEKDSPGSLNTELIRSYGLKPGPLYGKLKKGEDVTTEEGVTIIAADVISEPKRGRVVTLLGDTRPCAGSLPLAREADLVIHEATFGHDLAEMAYQYHHSTARQAAELAKEAGALQLLLTHFSSRYSSGEELEPLREEAAAIFPQTLLAAEFCTFPVVRRRSGH, encoded by the coding sequence ATGGAAGTGTATTTCCTGGGTACTAATGCAGGTATTCCGACACTGCAGCGCAATGTAACCTCTGTGGTGCTTCGCCTGCTGGAGGAGCGCCGCAGCTTCTGGATGTTTGACTGTGGAGAGGGGACCCAGCATCAGGTGCTGCGTTCTCCGCTGCGGCTGGGGAAGCTGGAGAAGATTTTTATTACTCATCTGCATGGTGATCATCTGTTTGGTCTGCCAGGCTTGCTGTCCAGTCGTGGGTACCAGGGGGGGACTGCCCCGCTTACGGTTTATGGGCCGCCGGGGCTGAAGGCTTATCTGGAGGTTTCGCTAGCTGTGAGTCAATCCCGGATTCCCTATAAGCTGGAGGTTGTGGAGCATGCCGGCGGGCTGATCTTCGAGGATGACTGCTTCAAGGTGGAGGCAGGGCTGCTGGAGCACCGGATTGACAGCTATGGCTACCGTGTTACCGAGAAGGACAGCCCCGGCAGTCTTAATACAGAGCTGATCCGCAGCTATGGCTTGAAGCCGGGACCTTTATACGGCAAATTGAAGAAAGGCGAGGATGTTACGACGGAAGAGGGCGTGACCATCATCGCCGCCGACGTCATCAGTGAACCGAAACGGGGACGGGTGGTGACGCTGCTGGGTGACACCAGACCTTGTGCAGGTTCACTGCCGCTGGCGCGGGAAGCCGATCTTGTCATTCATGAAGCTACCTTCGGCCATGACCTCGCCGAGATGGCCTACCAATATCATCACAGCACGGCCCGTCAGGCGGCGGAGCTTGCGAAGGAAGCCGGTGCCTTGCAGCTGCTGCTGACACATTTCAGCTCCCGCTACAGCTCTGGCGAAGAGCTGGAGCCGCTGCGGGAAGAAGCTGCGGCCATCTTCCCGCAGACTCTGCTGGCAGCGGAGTTCTGTACCTTTCCGGTGGTTAGAAGGCGCTCCGGGCATTGA
- a CDS encoding FixH family protein translates to MIFRRAIGSLLATAGVLVSMGCSNGGHEMSHDALDLSMEPIQVELDWSPQQVSINEKIVLEASVTQGGEPVNDAKEVVFEIVGSTDKEQKLEWKGEQSGEGVYTAEGILEQEGTYTVTSHVSARTQHSMPSKPLTVLP, encoded by the coding sequence ATGATATTCCGCAGAGCAATAGGTTCTTTACTGGCAACAGCAGGGGTGCTTGTATCTATGGGCTGTTCAAATGGTGGCCATGAGATGTCGCATGACGCTCTAGATCTGTCCATGGAGCCCATCCAGGTTGAACTGGACTGGAGTCCGCAGCAGGTGTCAATTAACGAGAAGATAGTTCTGGAAGCTTCCGTCACGCAAGGCGGCGAACCGGTGAATGATGCCAAAGAGGTTGTGTTCGAAATTGTCGGCAGTACGGATAAGGAGCAAAAGCTGGAATGGAAGGGTGAGCAGTCGGGCGAGGGAGTGTATACAGCGGAGGGCATTTTAGAGCAAGAAGGTACGTACACGGTTACTTCCCATGTAAGCGCCCGCACTCAGCATTCCATGCCCAGCAAACCATTAACCGTTCTTCCTTGA
- a CDS encoding ABC transporter ATP-binding protein: protein MISLQHLTLRREESLILDDVSLDIRDGENWVILGRNGSGKTTLLEMMTGYLFPSSGSVEVLGYKYGQCDLREVRKEIGYIGPSLMEKLSLSDPVWEVVATGAYAYLRFYQTIPQEVQDQAIAMLEDMNLGALAYHPFGTLSQGERKKAMLARCLMAEPKLLIMDEPCAGLDLYEREKMLAEIDKLGRRNISVVYVTHHVEEIVPLFTHVALIRDGKLAGSGQKEEVLTKEMLMAAYDIPVEVEWEDGRPWIKIRSGGTTI from the coding sequence ATGATATCTTTACAGCATTTAACCCTGCGCAGGGAAGAAAGTTTAATTCTGGATGATGTCTCGCTGGACATCCGGGATGGTGAGAATTGGGTTATACTGGGCCGCAACGGCTCGGGCAAAACTACGCTGCTGGAAATGATGACTGGATACCTGTTTCCAAGCAGCGGCTCGGTTGAGGTACTGGGATATAAATACGGCCAATGCGATTTGCGCGAGGTGCGCAAGGAGATTGGATACATCGGCCCCTCGCTGATGGAGAAGCTGTCACTCAGTGATCCGGTCTGGGAAGTGGTGGCTACTGGAGCCTATGCTTATCTGCGTTTCTATCAGACCATTCCGCAGGAGGTGCAGGATCAGGCTATCGCCATGCTGGAGGATATGAATCTGGGAGCGCTGGCATATCATCCTTTTGGCACACTGTCCCAGGGGGAACGCAAGAAAGCCATGCTTGCCCGCTGTCTGATGGCGGAACCCAAGTTATTGATTATGGACGAGCCCTGCGCCGGACTTGATCTCTATGAACGCGAGAAAATGCTGGCGGAGATTGATAAGCTTGGCCGCCGGAACATTTCAGTCGTGTATGTCACCCATCATGTAGAGGAAATCGTGCCCTTGTTCACGCATGTAGCCTTGATCCGTGACGGGAAGCTGGCCGGCTCCGGTCAGAAGGAAGAGGTATTGACGAAGGAAATGCTCATGGCGGCCTATGATATCCCTGTAGAGGTAGAATGGGAAGATGGACGTCCGTGGATTAAAATAAGATCTGGAGGCACAACGATTTGA
- a CDS encoding thioredoxin family protein produces MKEMNEAQLLEACDTAGSPLAVFFYTPLCGTCGAARRMLEVAEHLLPPEVVVAAGNVNQLPGLVARYRISSVPALLVVSADRGAEPDIYYSMVSVERMLEYIRSVTS; encoded by the coding sequence ATGAAGGAAATGAATGAAGCGCAGCTGCTGGAAGCCTGTGATACGGCGGGCAGTCCGCTGGCTGTCTTCTTCTATACGCCGCTCTGCGGAACCTGTGGGGCCGCCCGGCGCATGCTGGAGGTGGCTGAGCATCTGCTGCCCCCGGAGGTGGTCGTGGCCGCAGGCAATGTGAACCAGCTGCCGGGTCTGGTTGCACGTTACCGGATCTCCAGTGTACCTGCCCTGCTGGTGGTATCCGCTGACCGCGGGGCAGAGCCGGACATCTATTATTCAATGGTTTCAGTAGAGCGGATGCTGGAATACATAAGGAGTGTGACCTCATAA
- the metH gene encoding methionine synthase: MGTMIQQVPLTGEDFGGEDLDGCNEMLVLTRPEVIQTIHEQYLEAGADLIETNTFGATSVVLAEYDIPQKAREINLVAAKLARNAADKYDTPERPRYVVGAMGPTTKTLSVTGGVTFQELVDSYEEQAVALIEGKVDALLLETSQDTLNVKAGSIGIRNAFEQTGITLPVMISGTIEPMGTTLAGQNIEAFYISLEHLNPISIGLNCATGPEFMRDHIRSLAEISSSAVSCYPNAGLPDENGNYHESPDSLARKIAAFAEKGWLNIAGGCCGTTPEHIRAMAAALAVFPPRPLEGHHPPALSGIEPVYVENDNRPYMVGERTNVLGSRKFKRLIVEGKYEEASEIARAQVKSGAQVIDVCVQDPDREESIDIKLFLELVVKKVKVPLMIDTTDPEVIDLALQYCQGKAIINSINLEDGEEKFELVTPLIHKYGAAIVVGTIDETGQAILAEDKLAVAKRSYELLVHKYGLAPQDLIFDTLVFPVGTGDEQYIGSAKETIEGIRLIKEALPGVHTILGISNVSFGLPEAGREVLNSVFLYECTKAGLDYAIVNTEKVERYASIPAEERQLAEQLIYNTNDETLATFVAAFRGKKVDKKEKISNLSLEERLASYVVEGTKEGLIPDLDEALKKSGALDIINGPLMAGMSEVGRLFNNNELIVAEVLQSAEVMKASVSHLEQFMQKDETAVKGKIMLATVKGDVHDIGKNLVEIILSNNGYQIINLGIKVPPQTIIEAFRKEKADAIGLSGLLVKSAQQMVLTAQDLRTAGIDVPIMVGGAALTRKFTKTRIRPEYDGLVLYAKDAMDGLAIANRLMNPSERALIEDEVRDEVDAVAAAPVKTELPALTRAVNSTISKDAPVFIPPDLDRHVLRSYPLGHIIPYVNMQMLLGHHLGLKGSVETLLSAGDKRTVELKETVDGILHEAILNGTITPHAMYRFFPAQSRGNDILIYDPQDTSRVLHTFTFPRQAVEPHLCLADFLKPVDSGIMDYVGFLVVTAGHGVREQSTVLKDNGDYLRSHALQAVALEVAEGLAERVHHMMRDTWGFPDPADMTMKQRHGARYQGIRVSFGYPACPDLEDQGPLFQLLSPEDIGVQLTEGFMMEPEASVSAMVFAHPEAQYFNVEKQ; the protein is encoded by the coding sequence ATGGGCACGATGATCCAGCAGGTTCCCCTTACAGGTGAAGACTTCGGTGGGGAAGATCTGGATGGCTGTAACGAGATGCTGGTCCTTACTCGGCCAGAAGTCATCCAAACGATTCATGAGCAGTACCTGGAAGCAGGTGCAGATCTCATCGAAACCAATACATTTGGCGCTACCTCTGTGGTGCTGGCAGAATACGATATCCCGCAGAAGGCACGTGAGATTAATCTGGTTGCGGCCAAGCTTGCACGCAATGCGGCAGATAAATATGATACACCGGAACGTCCGCGTTATGTGGTAGGAGCCATGGGCCCTACAACCAAGACGCTGTCCGTAACGGGAGGCGTAACCTTCCAGGAACTGGTGGACAGCTATGAGGAGCAGGCGGTTGCCTTGATTGAAGGCAAGGTGGATGCTCTGCTGCTGGAGACGTCTCAGGATACGCTGAACGTCAAAGCGGGCAGCATCGGAATCCGCAATGCGTTTGAGCAGACGGGGATTACGCTGCCGGTGATGATCTCGGGAACCATTGAGCCAATGGGAACTACACTTGCCGGGCAGAATATTGAAGCCTTCTACATTTCGCTTGAGCATCTGAATCCAATCTCGATAGGGCTGAACTGTGCGACCGGTCCGGAGTTCATGCGTGATCACATCCGTTCTCTGGCAGAGATCTCCTCGAGCGCAGTCAGCTGTTACCCAAATGCGGGTCTGCCGGATGAGAACGGGAATTATCATGAATCCCCGGACTCGCTGGCCCGCAAGATCGCGGCCTTTGCCGAGAAGGGCTGGCTGAATATTGCCGGCGGCTGTTGCGGAACCACACCGGAGCATATCCGGGCGATGGCTGCGGCGCTTGCGGTCTTTCCGCCCCGTCCCTTGGAAGGCCACCATCCGCCGGCATTGTCCGGGATTGAACCGGTATATGTTGAGAATGACAACCGCCCTTATATGGTCGGCGAACGGACGAATGTGCTCGGTTCCCGGAAATTCAAGCGGCTGATTGTTGAAGGCAAATACGAGGAGGCCTCGGAAATTGCCCGTGCACAGGTCAAGAGTGGAGCACAGGTAATTGACGTCTGTGTGCAGGACCCGGACCGTGAAGAGTCTATAGACATTAAGCTTTTTCTGGAATTGGTCGTCAAGAAGGTTAAGGTTCCGCTGATGATTGATACGACCGATCCCGAGGTAATTGATCTGGCACTGCAGTATTGCCAGGGCAAGGCGATCATTAACTCCATTAATCTTGAAGATGGTGAAGAAAAATTCGAGCTGGTCACACCATTGATTCATAAATACGGAGCAGCGATTGTGGTAGGTACGATTGATGAGACTGGACAGGCTATTCTGGCTGAAGACAAGCTGGCCGTTGCCAAACGCTCCTATGAGCTGCTGGTCCATAAATATGGCCTGGCCCCGCAAGACCTGATCTTCGATACACTCGTATTCCCGGTAGGAACCGGAGATGAGCAGTATATTGGTTCAGCGAAGGAGACGATTGAAGGTATCCGCCTCATTAAAGAGGCGCTGCCAGGTGTCCACACCATTCTAGGCATCAGCAACGTATCGTTCGGGCTGCCAGAGGCAGGGCGTGAAGTGCTTAACTCTGTCTTTTTATATGAATGCACCAAGGCCGGTCTGGATTATGCGATTGTGAACACCGAGAAGGTGGAACGTTATGCCTCCATTCCTGCAGAGGAGCGTCAGCTGGCCGAGCAGCTAATCTATAATACGAATGATGAGACACTGGCAACCTTTGTAGCGGCGTTCCGCGGCAAAAAGGTCGACAAAAAAGAGAAGATCTCCAACCTGTCACTTGAGGAGCGTCTCGCCTCCTACGTTGTGGAAGGAACCAAAGAAGGGTTGATCCCCGATTTGGATGAAGCCTTGAAAAAATCAGGGGCGCTGGATATTATCAACGGACCGCTGATGGCCGGGATGTCCGAGGTTGGGCGGCTGTTCAACAACAATGAGCTGATTGTCGCTGAAGTGCTGCAAAGCGCTGAAGTCATGAAGGCTTCGGTTTCGCATCTGGAGCAGTTTATGCAGAAGGATGAGACCGCGGTAAAGGGCAAGATTATGCTGGCTACAGTCAAAGGCGATGTACATGATATCGGTAAGAATCTGGTCGAGATCATTCTGTCCAACAATGGTTACCAGATCATCAATTTGGGTATAAAAGTACCACCGCAAACGATTATCGAAGCCTTCCGCAAGGAGAAAGCGGACGCGATTGGATTATCCGGTCTATTGGTTAAATCTGCCCAGCAGATGGTATTGACTGCCCAGGATCTGCGTACCGCCGGCATAGATGTGCCGATCATGGTCGGTGGTGCCGCTCTGACCCGCAAGTTCACCAAAACAAGGATTCGCCCTGAATATGACGGGCTTGTGCTCTATGCCAAGGATGCGATGGATGGGCTGGCTATTGCCAACCGACTGATGAATCCAAGTGAGCGGGCGCTCATTGAAGATGAGGTCCGTGATGAAGTGGATGCGGTAGCAGCTGCACCGGTGAAGACCGAGCTGCCGGCATTGACCCGGGCGGTTAACTCGACCATCTCCAAGGATGCGCCGGTATTCATTCCGCCTGATCTGGATCGGCATGTGCTGCGCAGCTATCCGCTTGGCCATATTATTCCTTATGTGAATATGCAGATGCTGCTGGGCCATCATCTAGGGCTGAAAGGCTCCGTGGAAACGTTGTTGTCAGCGGGAGATAAGCGGACTGTAGAGCTGAAGGAGACGGTTGACGGCATCCTGCATGAGGCCATTCTGAACGGTACAATCACCCCTCATGCGATGTATCGCTTCTTCCCGGCGCAGTCGCGCGGGAATGACATTCTGATCTATGATCCGCAGGACACGAGCCGTGTTCTGCATACCTTCACCTTTCCGCGACAGGCTGTAGAGCCGCATTTGTGCCTGGCAGACTTCCTGAAGCCGGTAGACAGCGGGATTATGGATTACGTCGGTTTCCTGGTGGTTACGGCAGGCCACGGGGTCCGTGAGCAGTCAACGGTACTGAAGGACAACGGAGACTATCTGCGTTCGCATGCCTTGCAGGCTGTGGCGCTGGAGGTTGCTGAAGGGCTGGCAGAACGGGTCCATCACATGATGCGGGATACATGGGGTTTCCCTGATCCGGCTGATATGACGATGAAGCAGCGGCATGGTGCCCGCTATCAGGGAATCCGCGTGTCCTTTGGTTACCCGGCTTGTCCCGATCTGGAGGATCAGGGTCCGCTGTTCCAGCTGCTGTCACCGGAGGATATCGGAGTGCAGCTTACCGAAGGGTTCATGATGGAGCCGGAGGCTTCGGTATCGGCTATGGTATTTGCCCATCCGGAGGCGCAATATTTCAATGTGGAGAAGCAATAA
- a CDS encoding deoxyribonuclease IV has translation MSNSPSIGAHVSIRGGYGRAARFAWESGAACFQYFPKNPRSLKLKPLDERDALDCAAFCEAKGLVSIAHTPYPTNMAVGAEQRKVMVASLRNDLEIAEACGSLGIVVHFGPFGGIDPLQGYQNIIQCMNETLFSWEGKAKLLIENQAGNHGSEGITLEELVKVRELSRSPESIGFCFDTCHAYAAGTWDPQRTEELLERGERLGYWQQLTAIHLNDSQYPFASRRDRHAPVGRGHIGAEGLAGLLMSEQVRGIPAVMETEKGADGSHRMDIATVLSWYGRE, from the coding sequence ATGAGCAATAGCCCCAGTATCGGGGCGCATGTCAGCATCCGCGGCGGTTACGGGAGAGCGGCGCGGTTCGCCTGGGAGAGCGGAGCGGCATGCTTTCAATATTTCCCGAAGAACCCGCGCAGTCTGAAGCTGAAGCCGCTGGATGAGCGGGATGCACTGGACTGTGCAGCTTTTTGTGAGGCCAAGGGACTGGTTTCGATTGCCCATACTCCCTATCCCACCAATATGGCTGTCGGTGCAGAGCAGCGGAAGGTGATGGTGGCCTCGTTGCGCAATGACCTGGAGATTGCCGAGGCTTGCGGTTCGCTGGGGATCGTGGTGCATTTCGGGCCATTTGGCGGAATTGATCCGTTACAGGGGTATCAAAATATTATACAATGTATGAATGAAACACTCTTCTCCTGGGAAGGGAAGGCCAAGCTGCTGATAGAGAATCAGGCTGGCAACCACGGCTCCGAAGGCATCACGCTGGAGGAGTTGGTCAAGGTGCGCGAGCTTAGCCGTTCACCCGAGTCTATCGGGTTCTGCTTCGACACCTGTCATGCGTATGCGGCTGGAACCTGGGACCCGCAGCGGACCGAAGAGCTGCTTGAGCGGGGTGAGCGGCTGGGGTACTGGCAGCAGCTGACTGCCATTCATCTGAACGACTCTCAGTACCCGTTCGCTTCGCGTCGGGACAGGCATGCTCCTGTAGGCCGGGGACATATTGGCGCTGAAGGGCTTGCCGGCCTGCTCATGTCGGAACAGGTGCGGGGAATCCCCGCCGTTATGGAAACGGAGAAAGGCGCAGACGGCAGCCACCGGATGGATATTGCGACGGTGCTGTCCTGGTATGGGAGGGAATGA